A single genomic interval of Rhodopseudomonas palustris harbors:
- a CDS encoding ABC transporter substrate-binding protein, producing MSIGMSRRRLLQASAGLGLSGLLGTASARAATPTDLSGVTLRIAFYKGLHKTLLETAGLAATPYKIDWKEFNSGVQHIEGINVDALDLGSGSETSAAFGVKSKARVKFIAVYREDLNNQGTFVQKDSDIHRVADLKGKRVGYVRGTTSHYYLYKQLAEAGLSFGDIKATHLAPTDGLSAFARGDLDAWAIWGYNGQLARSKYGARTLKTGVGYLSGNFLISANPSAIDDPLRHAALADFLLRLQKAYAWSNANYPTYAEAQSRDTGVPVEAILDLFNNRSQDYSLIANSDAAVQSHQEVADVFTKIGVFDAPVDVKPFWDRSFDQALA from the coding sequence ATGTCGATTGGCATGTCGCGTCGCCGTTTGTTGCAAGCCAGCGCGGGTCTTGGGTTATCCGGGTTGCTGGGCACAGCAAGCGCACGAGCCGCCACCCCAACCGATCTCTCCGGGGTCACGCTGCGGATTGCCTTCTACAAGGGACTGCACAAGACCTTGCTGGAAACGGCAGGCCTCGCCGCAACGCCCTACAAGATCGATTGGAAGGAGTTCAACTCCGGCGTCCAGCACATCGAAGGCATCAATGTCGACGCGCTCGACCTGGGTTCGGGCAGCGAAACATCGGCGGCGTTCGGGGTGAAATCCAAAGCACGTGTGAAGTTCATCGCGGTGTATCGCGAGGATCTCAACAATCAGGGCACGTTCGTTCAGAAAGATTCGGACATCCATCGCGTGGCCGACCTCAAGGGAAAGCGCGTCGGCTACGTTCGGGGGACGACGTCTCACTATTATCTCTACAAGCAGCTGGCTGAAGCCGGTCTGTCGTTTGGCGACATCAAGGCGACCCACCTTGCGCCCACCGACGGCCTGTCTGCCTTCGCCCGTGGTGATCTCGATGCATGGGCGATCTGGGGTTACAATGGCCAGCTCGCCCGCTCCAAATACGGGGCTCGTACCCTGAAGACAGGCGTCGGGTATCTTTCAGGAAACTTCCTGATCTCGGCCAATCCTTCCGCGATCGACGACCCGCTGCGGCACGCTGCGCTCGCAGACTTTCTCCTGCGGCTGCAGAAGGCCTATGCCTGGAGCAATGCGAACTATCCGACCTATGCGGAAGCCCAGTCACGCGATACCGGGGTGCCGGTCGAGGCCATTCTCGACCTGTTCAACAATCGCAGCCAGGATTACAGCCTGATCGCCAACAGCGATGCAGCGGTTCAAAGCCATCAGGAAGTCGCTGACGTGTTCACCAAGATTGGCGTGTTCGACGCACCGGTAGACGTCAAGCCGTTCTGGGACCGCAGCTTCGACCAGGCATTGGCCTGA